Genomic DNA from Halomonas sp. BDJS001:
ACTGCAGCAGCTGTTCATCAATGCCGCTTCAGCAGAAGACCGTGAAGCGTTTGATGCTCAAGTTGGTGAAGATATCTCGAACATTCCTAGCCCAGGCGAGCCAGAAGTACCTTCTGACACTATCGATATTACCTTCAATACCAGCACCGTAGGTGATTCTGAAGATATCTTCGGTACTTTCGAGGCAACGGCGGATGGTGAACTGAACCAGATCGCTCTTCCTGAAGGTGCTATTCGCAACAGCCAGCAAACCGTGACCTCTATCGGTAAAGCTGAGTGGGATGCTGCTGGTCGTCCGGTAACCACTTCTGCTGACTACACTTTCAATATGTCCAACCAGTTGGGCGCTGAGAAAGAGTATTCCGGTCTATTCCTGAGCCCGCTGCTGACCTCTGAGTCGCGCAGCACCAACTCTCAGCTGTTTATCGAGCTGTTGGATATCCGCGCTGCAGGTACTGAAGAGCCGCTAGGCAACTTGCCTATCGATGGTATTCGTTTCGAAGTTGACGGCGAAGCCACCGTACTGCGTTCTGACGCTATCTTTGAAGCCAAAACCTATCCGGAACTGCTGTCTGCTATTCGTGAAGCCATTGCTAACGATAGCGATCTAGCTGGTTTCACTGCACAGATTGGTTCTAGCTTCACTGCTACCGACGGCGGCCAGCCAATTCCAGGTGCAGTGGGTAGCACGATTATCCTGACCGATGCACAAGGCCGCGAAATTTCCGGTGGTTCTTTCACATATAGCGACCAGGAAACTGGCGGCTTCACCCTTTACGGTGATCTGTCCACTGAAGCGCCTGAATCCGTACGTGAATTGATCTCTACTAACCTGGAACTCGATAACGTTGGTTACGGTTCTCAGGGTGGTTCTATCAACCTGGCCGGTGAGTCTAACACCGATAAAGGTGTTGAAGAGTTCAACGTCAACGCTGAGAACGGTGTGTGGTTGTCTCGTCTTGAGTCTGAATCGCCTTCTGGCAAGCAGGCGCTGAAAGAGATTAATCTGACGGGTAGCGGCTACTTCCGCGTTGGCCAGCAAGCTGACCAGAACGTTCTGGGTGTGGCTGAGCTGCTTGATACTTGGGAAGTTGGTACTGAGAATACGCCTGAGTCCATCACTGGCCTGGTTGACGTTGAGAAGTTTAATGGTCAAGACTTTGACGGTGAAATCAAGCTAAACGCTTATATCACTGAAGACGTTATTGAGCGTGACCTGAATGCTCAAGACGATCAAGATGTTCCTGCAGATGATAACGTCAACTACACTTACCAGACTGCTGATGGTGATGACCAGATCTCTCTGGCTATCCAGGAAACAGTTTTGCAGCGTGAAGACGCTCTGCTGAACATCAACGCCGGTAACGGTGACAACGTTGTTGAAACTGTAATCGTTGATGCAAACGGTTTGCCGACGTCTGTTGTCAACCAGCAGCTCAATCAGGATTTCGGTGCTGAGCAAGTAACTATCGTTACTGGCAATGGCGATGACGTTGTGCGCACCTGGGGTGCTGGCGATGCTACCATCAGTACTGGCGCTGGCAACGATGCTATCTATGCAGATAACTCTGGCCTTGTTGATCTGGCTACTGGCGACTCTATCGATGCCACTCGCTGGGAGTTCAACTCCACAGCAGCTGGCGGTGCGCCGACTGAAGAATCCAACAGCAACGCTGGTCTGTCTAATGGCGCTAACGGCGTAGCTCAAACGTTCAATGCTTTCAAGCTTCAGGTTCAAGTAAGCTTTAAAGGCTTTGAGTCAGTATGGGTTAATGTTCCTCACTCTGCTACCCAGACTACTTCGCTGCAAATCAATCAAGCTATCAAGGACGCGGTTAACAACGACGCGGTTCTGCAGCACCTGATTGAAGCCAACGATGGCAACGGCAACATTCTGGACATCGTTTCCCTGATCGACGAAAGCCAAGATCTGGGTAACCTGGAAGACTTAAGCATTGACTTCCGCGGTCCTCTGGCAGCGGGTGCAGCGAACCCGACTGGCCGTCCGCAGTTGACTGCTGATGAAACCAATGCTACAGCTCAGCTGGGTGCCATTGAAGAAATTTACACCACTGATGGTGTAGGCACTGCTGATAGCGTGGTTGGCGAAGTTGTTGGCGAGGCAAGCCAAGTTGAGAGCGACAACGTTATCAACGCTGGTACTGGTAACGATGTGATCGTTCTGGGTACAGGCGCAGAGAGCAACGATACTGTTAAGATCGACGGTGTATTTGATCGCAACAGCATTGTCAACTTTGAGTCTGACAGCGCAGATGCCGGTTTTGACATCCTTGACTTCACCAGCATCCTTGGCGGTGCAGCTGACTTCGATGGCAGCATCGCAGCTGACGATCAGGCCGTTGATGTCATCACCTACGCTGCTGGTGACTATGCGCGTGATGGTGTTACTTGGGCCAACCTGAGTGCGGCTGACATTGCTGCAAGCTTTGAAGGCCTGTCTAGCGCTGCTGAAGATACCAACGGCGTTTTGTTGGTACAAGATGGCGCCGAAACTGGTCAGTACAAGGCGTTCTCCCTGGCCTCGACTGCCGATAGTGATGACTTCAGTGTTCAACTGTTGGGCATTCTGGACTTCGGTGAAACTCAGACCTTCGACGCTGCCAACTTTGCTTAATGCATAGCTGATAGCTACTCGAATGAACCCCCGGCTTCGGCTGGGGGTTTTTTATTTTAAATCCGCTATCAAAGAACTCATGTGTAGTTAGGCATGTCTATAATGATGTCGGTTTTTTTGATAGTTGATTTGAACCGAATGCCACATACGGCACTTTGTTACTGTTTTTCAAAAGGGTATTTATGTCTCGCTTTACACCGCTATCGCCAAGTACTCATCAAACCAAGGGGTGGCTTAAAACTGCTGATTACCTGTTTATGGCTGACCAAGCTGCGATTGCACTTGTGGCGGAAGAGCTCCCTCATGCACTAGTTACTATGCCAGTTGGTTTTCGTCAGCGACAGGATGGTAATTTTGAACTAATTGCCATCTGCTCACTTGGGGATGAGAAGAACCTTTTTGTCCATCCTGATGGACGCTGGATGGCAAGCTATAAACCGGCGCTAGTGCGTTCTTATCCATTTTTGTTGCGCCATGATTTAACAAAAAAGCAGTATGTGCTTTGCGTAGATGAAAGCAGTGGCCTGATCGTAGACCATCACGATGGCCAAGGTGAACCTTTTTTTAATGAGTCGGGTGAACCCGCAGAGCTATTAAGTCAGATAATAGAGTTCCTTACTAAATGGGAGCGGCAGCGCTTTGTAACGCAGAAGGCAGTCGATATGATGGCTAGCCTGAAGCTACTAACCCCTTGGAATATTAATATGCAAACTGAGGAGGGTGTAACGACGCGAACAGTAACGGGTTTTTACCGTATTGATGAAAAAGCGCTTAACGCCTTGCCGGTAAGCGAGCTAAACGCGTTACGTCAGGTTAATGCACTGCCAATTGTTTATGCCCAGCTTTTTGCACAGCACCGTCTGGATGTTTTAGTCCGTCTCTACGGATTGCACAATCAATGGGCATCCAAAGGGGCCGAGAATGTTGACTTGGAATCGCTGTTTGATAGTGGTGACGATAGCATAAGCTTTGATTTCGATAGCTGATGTAAAACGGATTTTATATATTTAAGGTACTGTGAAAAAGAGCTTTATACCCTCTTTCGAGCGTTG
This window encodes:
- a CDS encoding DUF4214 domain-containing protein, which codes for MALTVTEIQQLYTAYLGRPVDREGLEYWQEQDVSESELRANLANDNQPEYVELYGDRTREELVTAVYENMFGREPEEAGLEYWVNGDGASVPASELQQLFINAASAEDREAFDAQVGEDISNIPSPGEPEVPSDTIDITFNTSTVGDSEDIFGTFEATADGELNQIALPEGAIRNSQQTVTSIGKAEWDAAGRPVTTSADYTFNMSNQLGAEKEYSGLFLSPLLTSESRSTNSQLFIELLDIRAAGTEEPLGNLPIDGIRFEVDGEATVLRSDAIFEAKTYPELLSAIREAIANDSDLAGFTAQIGSSFTATDGGQPIPGAVGSTIILTDAQGREISGGSFTYSDQETGGFTLYGDLSTEAPESVRELISTNLELDNVGYGSQGGSINLAGESNTDKGVEEFNVNAENGVWLSRLESESPSGKQALKEINLTGSGYFRVGQQADQNVLGVAELLDTWEVGTENTPESITGLVDVEKFNGQDFDGEIKLNAYITEDVIERDLNAQDDQDVPADDNVNYTYQTADGDDQISLAIQETVLQREDALLNINAGNGDNVVETVIVDANGLPTSVVNQQLNQDFGAEQVTIVTGNGDDVVRTWGAGDATISTGAGNDAIYADNSGLVDLATGDSIDATRWEFNSTAAGGAPTEESNSNAGLSNGANGVAQTFNAFKLQVQVSFKGFESVWVNVPHSATQTTSLQINQAIKDAVNNDAVLQHLIEANDGNGNILDIVSLIDESQDLGNLEDLSIDFRGPLAAGAANPTGRPQLTADETNATAQLGAIEEIYTTDGVGTADSVVGEVVGEASQVESDNVINAGTGNDVIVLGTGAESNDTVKIDGVFDRNSIVNFESDSADAGFDILDFTSILGGAADFDGSIAADDQAVDVITYAAGDYARDGVTWANLSAADIAASFEGLSSAAEDTNGVLLVQDGAETGQYKAFSLASTADSDDFSVQLLGILDFGETQTFDAANFA
- a CDS encoding SapC family protein; this translates as MSRFTPLSPSTHQTKGWLKTADYLFMADQAAIALVAEELPHALVTMPVGFRQRQDGNFELIAICSLGDEKNLFVHPDGRWMASYKPALVRSYPFLLRHDLTKKQYVLCVDESSGLIVDHHDGQGEPFFNESGEPAELLSQIIEFLTKWERQRFVTQKAVDMMASLKLLTPWNINMQTEEGVTTRTVTGFYRIDEKALNALPVSELNALRQVNALPIVYAQLFAQHRLDVLVRLYGLHNQWASKGAENVDLESLFDSGDDSISFDFDS